From a single Bacillus sp. NEB1478 genomic region:
- a CDS encoding alpha-ketoacid dehydrogenase subunit beta, protein MPVISYIDAVTQAIREEMQRDKRVFVVGEDVGVRGGVFRATTGLIEEFGEQRVIDAPLAESAIAGVGIGAAMYGMRPIAEMQFADFIMPAVNQIVSEAAKIRYRSNNDWTCPITIRAPYGGGVHGALYHSQSVEALFANVPGLKIVMPSTPYDVKGLLKSAIRDEDPVLFFEHKRAYRLIKGEVPEEEYTLPIGKADVKREGDDITVITYGLCVHFALQAAEKLEKDGISAHVLDLRTVYPLDKEAIIEAASKTGKVLLLTEDNKEGSIMSEVAAIIAENCLFELDAPIQRLAGPDVPAMPYAPTMEKYFMVNPDKVEKAMRDLAAF, encoded by the coding sequence ATGCCGGTAATTTCATATATTGATGCAGTAACACAAGCTATCCGCGAAGAAATGCAGCGTGATAAGCGAGTATTTGTTGTAGGAGAAGATGTTGGTGTACGCGGAGGAGTTTTCCGTGCAACTACTGGTTTAATTGAAGAGTTTGGTGAGCAAAGAGTAATTGATGCTCCTTTAGCAGAATCTGCTATTGCGGGCGTAGGGATCGGTGCTGCAATGTATGGTATGCGTCCGATCGCTGAGATGCAATTTGCTGATTTTATTATGCCAGCGGTAAACCAAATTGTATCAGAAGCAGCAAAAATCCGTTATCGTTCCAACAACGATTGGACTTGCCCGATTACGATCCGTGCACCTTATGGCGGAGGCGTACATGGTGCACTTTATCATTCACAATCTGTAGAAGCTTTATTTGCGAATGTACCTGGTTTGAAAATTGTTATGCCTTCCACTCCTTATGATGTAAAAGGCTTATTAAAATCCGCGATTCGCGATGAAGACCCTGTTCTTTTCTTCGAGCATAAACGTGCTTACCGATTGATAAAAGGTGAAGTACCTGAAGAAGAGTACACATTGCCGATCGGTAAAGCAGACGTGAAGCGTGAAGGTGATGATATTACTGTAATTACATATGGACTTTGTGTTCATTTTGCACTTCAGGCTGCTGAAAAGCTTGAAAAAGACGGGATCTCTGCTCATGTTCTAGATCTTCGTACGGTATATCCGCTTGATAAAGAAGCAATTATTGAAGCAGCTTCTAAAACAGGTAAAGTATTGCTTCTTACCGAGGATAACAAAGAAGGAAGTATCATGAGTGAAGTAGCAGCAATTATTGCTGAAAATTGCTTGTTTGAATTGGATGCTCCGATTCAGCGTCTTGCTGGTCCTGATGTTCCAGCAATGCCTTATGCACCTACAATGGAAAAATATTTTATGGTTAATCCTGATAAGGTAGAAAAAGCGATGAGAGATCTAGCGGCATTTTAA
- a CDS encoding dihydrolipoamide acetyltransferase family protein, which produces MATEKITMPQLGESVTEGTISKWLVQPGDTVKKYDPLAEVMTDKVNAEVPSSFSGTIKELVAGEGDTLSVGELICYIDTEGSGEDAASPASAEKKAEHTDNAPSVADKPASAPKKDQEARGRYSPAVVRMASEHGIDLNLVEGTGQSGRITRKDLQKLIDSGEIPTSDSKTVSAPTGETAAAAKQETVQPKETSTGLKPISVEAMPGDIEIPVTGIRKAIAQNMVRSKHEAPHAWTMVEVDVTNLVEYRNSVKGDFKSKEGYNITFLPFFIKAVVESLKEFPQLNSMWAGDKIIQKKDINISIAVATDDALYVPVIKNADEKSIKGIARDVKELADKVRTNKLSGDDMKNGTFTVNNTGSFGSVMSTPIINYPQAAILSVESIVKRPVVMNNGMIAVRDMVNLCLSLDHRVLDGLVCGRFLARVKERLENMTNENTSIY; this is translated from the coding sequence ATGGCTACAGAAAAAATTACAATGCCCCAGCTCGGGGAGAGTGTTACAGAAGGAACGATCAGTAAATGGCTGGTTCAACCTGGTGATACAGTAAAAAAATATGATCCTTTAGCTGAAGTCATGACAGATAAAGTGAACGCGGAAGTTCCATCTTCTTTTAGCGGTACAATTAAAGAATTAGTTGCTGGCGAAGGAGACACTCTTTCTGTCGGAGAATTAATCTGTTATATCGATACAGAAGGAAGCGGAGAAGATGCAGCATCACCTGCTTCTGCTGAAAAAAAAGCAGAACATACGGATAATGCGCCATCAGTGGCTGATAAACCAGCTTCTGCTCCTAAAAAAGATCAAGAGGCAAGAGGACGTTATTCTCCAGCAGTAGTGCGAATGGCATCTGAACACGGGATTGATTTAAATCTTGTTGAAGGTACTGGTCAAAGCGGAAGAATCACAAGAAAAGATCTGCAAAAGCTCATAGATTCTGGTGAAATACCAACATCCGATTCTAAAACTGTTTCAGCTCCAACAGGTGAAACAGCTGCTGCAGCGAAACAAGAAACAGTTCAGCCAAAAGAAACTTCTACTGGGTTAAAACCGATCTCAGTGGAAGCTATGCCTGGCGATATTGAAATCCCTGTTACAGGAATTCGTAAAGCAATCGCACAAAACATGGTACGTTCTAAACATGAAGCTCCACATGCCTGGACGATGGTTGAAGTGGATGTAACAAACCTTGTTGAGTATCGTAACTCTGTTAAAGGTGATTTTAAATCAAAAGAAGGATACAACATTACGTTCTTGCCATTCTTCATTAAAGCGGTTGTTGAATCATTAAAAGAGTTTCCGCAGCTGAATTCAATGTGGGCTGGAGATAAAATCATCCAAAAGAAAGATATCAATATTTCAATTGCTGTTGCGACCGATGACGCTCTTTATGTTCCGGTTATTAAGAATGCGGATGAAAAATCGATAAAAGGCATTGCTCGTGATGTAAAAGAGCTAGCTGATAAAGTGAGAACGAACAAACTTTCTGGTGATGATATGAAGAACGGTACATTTACTGTAAACAATACAGGATCATTTGGCTCCGTTATGTCAACACCTATCATTAATTACCCGCAAGCAGCGATTCTTTCTGTTGAATCGATTGTAAAACGTCCTGTTGTAATGAACAACGGTATGATTGCAGTAAGGGACATGGTTAATCTTTGTTTGTCACTGGACCATCGTGTGCTTGATGGACTTGTTTGTGGACGTTTCCTTGCTCGTGTGAAAGAGCGTCTTGAAAATATGACAAATGAAAACACATCTATTTATTAA
- a CDS encoding BrxA/BrxB family bacilliredoxin gives MNFQFNLFNDVVETARKEMVESGYSQLFSSEDVKEAFQKEGTTLVMINSVCGCAGGIARPAAAYSVKQDVRPDHIVTVFAGQDKDATETARSYFTGYPPSSPSFALLKDGEIQMMVERHEIEGHEPMEVVNKLRSAFETYCK, from the coding sequence ATGAACTTTCAATTTAATTTATTCAACGATGTAGTAGAAACGGCTCGTAAAGAAATGGTGGAATCTGGTTATTCACAGCTTTTTAGTTCAGAAGACGTAAAAGAAGCTTTCCAAAAAGAAGGAACAACACTTGTTATGATTAATTCCGTATGTGGTTGTGCGGGAGGAATTGCACGACCGGCGGCTGCATATTCTGTTAAACAGGACGTACGACCTGATCATATCGTAACGGTATTCGCAGGGCAAGATAAAGATGCAACTGAAACAGCAAGGTCCTATTTTACAGGCTATCCTCCTTCATCACCTTCGTTTGCTCTCTTAAAAGATGGGGAAATTCAAATGATGGTTGAGCGTCATGAGATCGAAGGACACGAACCAATGGAAGTAGTAAATAAATTAAGAAGCGCATTTGAAACTTATTGTAAGTAA
- a CDS encoding NUDIX domain-containing protein: MEFGEKNPGTFYRNRKAVYAVVLDKQTSKLAVMIHNDKGFLPGGGLNEHESHMECLKRECIEETGYTLNIENLIGNAKQYFQSRQNESILNEGCFYAGTFGEFVRSPVDKDHELVWMDIKEAEKILFHRSHIWAVRQGFKILHSCINEQDRKEKTEK, translated from the coding sequence ATGGAATTTGGAGAGAAAAACCCAGGTACATTCTATAGAAATAGAAAAGCTGTTTATGCAGTCGTTTTGGATAAACAAACAAGCAAATTGGCAGTCATGATACATAACGATAAAGGTTTCTTGCCCGGTGGCGGGTTAAATGAGCATGAGAGCCATATGGAATGCTTAAAAAGAGAATGTATTGAAGAAACAGGATATACGTTGAATATTGAAAACCTTATAGGAAATGCCAAGCAATATTTTCAATCCCGTCAAAATGAATCTATTTTGAATGAGGGCTGCTTTTACGCGGGTACATTTGGTGAATTTGTACGATCACCAGTGGATAAGGATCATGAACTCGTTTGGATGGATATTAAGGAAGCAGAGAAAATCTTATTTCATCGTTCTCATATTTGGGCTGTACGGCAAGGTTTTAAAATACTGCACTCATGCATTAATGAACAGGATAGAAAAGAAAAAACGGAAAAATAA
- a CDS encoding transporter substrate-binding domain-containing protein: MKKNFLMIYFIIIIAMLAGCGAVEDKGASNSSGGDESGKKLIMATSADYPPYEFVDTAKGGEVQGFDVDVANHIAKKLGYKIEIKDMDFNGLIPAINSGKADFVLAGMTPNEERKKKVDFSDEYYAAQQLIVTKDKSIKSVNDLKGKTLGVQLASIQEKEADKLLKEQKFNVVKRNKVTELVQEMKSNRVDAAIIEDAVAYEFLKKNKELSSFALPNTDAAGSAIAFPKDSELTNEFNKELKKMKEDGTMDKLVEKWFGVKK, encoded by the coding sequence ATGAAGAAAAATTTCTTAATGATATATTTTATCATAATTATTGCAATGTTAGCGGGCTGCGGTGCTGTTGAAGATAAAGGCGCATCGAACAGCAGTGGTGGAGATGAGTCTGGAAAAAAACTGATCATGGCAACTTCTGCTGATTATCCGCCATATGAATTTGTAGATACAGCTAAAGGTGGAGAAGTTCAAGGGTTTGATGTTGATGTAGCCAACCACATTGCTAAAAAGCTGGGCTATAAAATTGAAATTAAAGATATGGATTTCAATGGTTTAATTCCGGCAATTAACAGCGGAAAGGCAGACTTTGTTCTTGCTGGCATGACACCAAACGAAGAAAGAAAGAAAAAAGTAGACTTTTCTGATGAGTATTATGCAGCTCAACAGTTAATCGTTACAAAAGACAAGTCAATCAAGTCGGTTAATGACCTTAAAGGTAAAACACTTGGTGTCCAATTGGCTTCTATCCAAGAAAAAGAAGCAGACAAACTATTAAAGGAACAAAAGTTTAATGTTGTAAAACGCAATAAAGTAACTGAATTAGTTCAAGAAATGAAATCAAATCGAGTTGATGCTGCGATTATTGAAGATGCAGTTGCATATGAATTTTTAAAGAAAAATAAAGAGTTAAGCTCTTTTGCATTGCCAAACACAGATGCTGCTGGATCAGCGATTGCTTTTCCTAAAGACAGTGAACTAACAAATGAATTTAATAAAGAGCTTAAGAAGATGAAAGAAGACGGAACGATGGACAAGCTTGTTGAAAAGTGGTTCGGAGTGAAAAAATAA
- a CDS encoding amino acid ABC transporter permease: MNLDFAQLVPSIPYILYGIWVTLQFVAVSLVLGFLLGTILSFFKIGKVRVLRWFADAYTSVFRGTPLILQMLIIYYAIPQLTGVDIGAFTAGVLTFALNSAAYVSEIIRAGINAVDKGQKEAAMALGIPYRTMMLKIILPQALKNILPALMNEFITLTKESAIVSVIGALDIMRRAQIVGASNYAFFEPLLLAGLIYYLLVMLLTIAGRGLERRLAKSD, translated from the coding sequence ATGAACTTGGATTTTGCCCAGCTCGTGCCTTCTATTCCTTATATTTTGTATGGAATATGGGTTACGTTGCAGTTTGTGGCTGTTTCATTAGTTCTAGGTTTTTTATTGGGAACAATCTTATCTTTTTTTAAGATTGGTAAAGTACGTGTTTTACGCTGGTTTGCAGATGCGTATACTTCTGTTTTTAGAGGAACACCCCTCATTTTACAGATGCTGATTATCTATTATGCAATTCCGCAATTAACGGGTGTTGATATTGGGGCATTCACGGCTGGTGTGCTGACATTCGCATTAAATTCGGCTGCGTATGTTTCTGAAATTATTCGTGCAGGAATCAATGCAGTAGATAAAGGTCAAAAAGAAGCCGCGATGGCTTTGGGCATTCCTTATCGAACAATGATGTTGAAAATTATCTTGCCGCAGGCACTGAAAAATATTTTGCCGGCTCTAATGAACGAATTTATTACGTTAACGAAAGAATCTGCGATCGTTTCTGTAATTGGTGCGCTAGATATCATGAGACGTGCACAGATTGTCGGAGCAAGCAACTATGCGTTCTTTGAACCATTATTACTCGCAGGTCTGATTTATTATCTCTTAGTTATGCTCTTAACAATAGCTGGGCGTGGATTGGAAAGGAGGTTAGCAAAGAGTGATTAA
- a CDS encoding amino acid ABC transporter ATP-binding protein → MINVENLRKSFGKNEVLKGITTKVNKGEVIAVIGPSGSGKSTFLRCLNLLESRNEGTITIEGTDIQQMETHLRKKVGMVFQHFHLFPHLTVLENITFAPLQVLKKTKKEAEQIGLDLLNKVGLGEKAQAYPSSLSGGQKQRVAIARALAMNPEIMLFDEPTSALDPEMVKEVLQVMKDLAKTGMTMVIVTHEMGFAKEVADRVLFMDDGQLVEDSAPQVFFENPTTERAKAFLEKVL, encoded by the coding sequence GTGATTAATGTTGAAAATTTAAGAAAAAGTTTTGGTAAAAACGAAGTCTTAAAAGGGATTACAACAAAGGTGAATAAAGGTGAAGTTATTGCTGTTATCGGACCTTCAGGATCAGGTAAATCAACTTTTCTCCGATGCTTGAATCTGCTTGAATCGAGAAATGAAGGTACCATCACGATTGAAGGAACAGACATTCAGCAGATGGAAACACATCTGCGTAAAAAAGTAGGAATGGTTTTTCAGCACTTTCATCTTTTTCCGCACTTAACGGTTTTGGAAAATATCACTTTTGCTCCTCTCCAAGTGTTAAAAAAGACAAAGAAAGAGGCAGAACAGATTGGGCTCGACTTACTAAATAAAGTAGGTCTTGGTGAAAAAGCTCAAGCATATCCATCAAGTCTTTCAGGAGGACAAAAACAGCGTGTAGCAATAGCGAGAGCGCTCGCTATGAATCCGGAAATCATGCTGTTTGATGAACCGACTTCAGCGCTTGATCCTGAAATGGTAAAAGAAGTACTTCAAGTTATGAAGGATCTTGCTAAAACAGGTATGACGATGGTTATTGTTACACATGAGATGGGTTTTGCAAAAGAAGTGGCTGATCGGGTTTTATTCATGGATGACGGTCAGCTGGTGGAAGATTCAGCTCCGCAAGTGTTTTTCGAGAATCCAACTACCGAAAGAGCTAAAGCCTTTTTAGAAAAAGTGTTATAA
- a CDS encoding aromatic acid exporter family protein → MKFTIGYRTLKTAIGAGLAIALAEWLKLDFYTSAGILTILCIKITKKRSVISSWERFAACLLGILFASFFFTIIGYHFYTLTILLTLFIPTLVAFNFKEGIITSSVIILHLYTLQTISWSIVLNEVGIIVIGIGMGLIMNLYMPSMEKTLLAMQQELEMKYKKIFQEFYLYLSHDVHEWDGKEITEVANLISHAKSLAFRDVENHFLRYENQYYHYFKMREKQFEIIQRMLPNISSIDKTYLQGEKLGAFFERLGAAIHPGNTAAYFLNELNNMRQEFREMHLPKDRLEFETRSKLYQLLQDIEEYLLIKKKFKKNDLDRDEPA, encoded by the coding sequence ATGAAATTTACTATTGGATACAGAACGTTAAAAACTGCGATTGGTGCTGGATTAGCCATTGCGTTGGCAGAATGGCTGAAGCTCGATTTCTATACCTCAGCAGGTATCTTAACTATTTTATGCATAAAAATAACAAAAAAGCGATCTGTCATTAGTTCTTGGGAACGGTTTGCTGCATGTCTTCTGGGCATCCTTTTTGCGTCTTTCTTCTTTACGATCATCGGCTATCATTTTTATACGCTAACTATTCTATTAACTTTATTTATCCCGACTCTTGTAGCTTTTAACTTTAAAGAAGGTATCATTACAAGTTCTGTAATTATTTTACATCTATATACTCTGCAAACTATTAGCTGGTCGATCGTACTAAACGAGGTTGGAATAATTGTAATCGGTATTGGAATGGGACTGATCATGAACCTGTATATGCCATCTATGGAAAAGACACTATTAGCGATGCAGCAGGAATTGGAAATGAAATACAAAAAGATTTTTCAAGAATTTTACTTGTATCTATCGCATGACGTGCATGAATGGGATGGCAAGGAAATAACGGAGGTTGCAAATTTGATTTCACATGCAAAAAGCCTTGCATTCCGTGATGTTGAAAACCACTTTTTACGATATGAAAATCAGTACTATCATTATTTTAAAATGAGAGAAAAACAATTTGAGATCATTCAGCGTATGCTTCCAAATATATCTTCTATTGATAAAACGTATTTACAGGGTGAAAAGCTTGGTGCTTTTTTCGAACGATTAGGTGCTGCGATTCATCCAGGAAACACAGCTGCCTATTTTTTGAATGAATTAAATAATATGAGGCAGGAATTCAGAGAAATGCATCTGCCGAAGGACCGATTAGAATTTGAGACGCGTTCCAAACTGTATCAGCTCCTTCAGGATATTGAAGAATATCTACTCATTAAAAAGAAATTCAAAAAAAATGATCTTGATCGTGATGAGCCTGCCTGA
- a CDS encoding L,D-transpeptidase: MLKINLACLLFFSPLWPLGNAEKLGDPFIIVNKMNNKLAYIEEGKVKGVYKVATGKSNDLTPEGEFTVTVKAVDPYYRKKDIEGGDKSNPLGTRWIGFDAKNTDGRTYGIHGNNNPSAIGRFVTAGCIRMYEKDVQKLFAHIQIGTKINVIDSRESFQQYLDALKNQ, translated from the coding sequence ATGCTGAAGATAAATCTTGCATGCCTTTTATTTTTTTCTCCTTTATGGCCGCTTGGAAATGCTGAAAAGCTTGGAGATCCATTTATTATTGTCAATAAAATGAACAATAAATTAGCTTATATAGAAGAGGGAAAAGTGAAGGGCGTTTATAAAGTCGCAACCGGAAAATCGAATGATTTAACTCCTGAGGGAGAATTCACGGTAACTGTTAAAGCGGTTGATCCTTATTATCGGAAAAAAGATATTGAAGGCGGTGATAAATCCAACCCTCTCGGAACCCGCTGGATTGGATTTGACGCCAAAAATACAGATGGGCGTACATATGGGATACACGGAAACAATAATCCTTCTGCTATAGGAAGATTCGTAACAGCTGGCTGTATCCGAATGTATGAAAAGGACGTTCAGAAGTTATTTGCACATATTCAAATCGGAACAAAAATTAATGTAATTGATTCAAGAGAAAGCTTTCAACAGTATCTAGACGCGTTGAAAAATCAATAA
- the prli42 gene encoding stressosome-associated protein Prli42, producing MSQKLMKTIVYIMLISLVVSSLLAGVSLFF from the coding sequence GTGTCTCAAAAATTAATGAAAACCATTGTCTACATCATGCTTATTTCACTAGTTGTAAGCAGCCTTCTCGCTGGAGTAAGCTTGTTTTTTTAA
- a CDS encoding methylmalonyl-CoA mutase family protein, with product MDKQQRLKDWQDKTDQLMNRFPERKERFHTSSDIDIDRLYGAEDDNYPMDSLGLPGEYPYTRGSQPTMYRARFWTMRQYAGFGSAEETNKRFQYLLKQGQTGLSVAFDLPTQIGYDSDHPMARGEVGKVGVAIDSLEDMEALLKDIPLDKVSTSMTINAPASVLLAMYIAVAENQGVSSDKISGTIQNDILKEYIARGTYIFPPKPSMRLITDIFGYCQAEVPKWNTISISGYHIREAGSNAAQELAFTIANGIAYVDAALEAGLNIDDFAPRLAFFFNAHNQFFEEAAKFRAARRMWAKLMKEEYGAKNPKSWQLRFHTQTGGSTLTAQQPDNNIVRVTTQALSAVLGGTQSLHTNSRDEALALPTEESARIALRTQQILAHETGVADTVDPLAGSYYVENLTDELERKANEYIDKIKQMGGAVSAVEQGYMQREIHHTSYETQKRIESGQEIIVGMNKFTVDNEPQPELLRVDPALGEKQREKLQQLRARRDENRVSAQLESLRMAAKTEDNLMPIILACVKSYCTVGEICGVLREEFGEYTGV from the coding sequence ATGGATAAACAGCAACGGTTAAAAGATTGGCAAGATAAAACAGATCAATTAATGAATAGATTTCCCGAAAGAAAAGAACGGTTCCATACCTCATCAGATATTGATATAGATAGACTGTATGGTGCTGAGGATGATAATTATCCTATGGATTCACTCGGTCTCCCAGGCGAGTATCCATATACGCGAGGTTCGCAGCCAACGATGTATCGTGCTCGCTTTTGGACTATGAGACAATATGCAGGATTTGGCTCTGCTGAAGAAACGAATAAGAGGTTTCAATATTTATTGAAACAAGGTCAGACAGGATTATCCGTAGCTTTTGATCTGCCAACCCAGATTGGTTACGATTCTGATCATCCAATGGCAAGAGGTGAAGTTGGAAAAGTAGGCGTAGCTATCGATTCGTTGGAGGATATGGAAGCATTATTAAAAGATATTCCGCTCGATAAAGTGAGTACATCTATGACGATTAACGCACCTGCTTCAGTTCTTTTAGCCATGTATATTGCAGTTGCAGAAAATCAGGGAGTATCTTCAGATAAAATTTCAGGTACAATCCAAAATGATATTTTAAAAGAATACATTGCCCGGGGTACTTATATTTTCCCTCCAAAGCCGTCGATGAGGCTGATTACAGATATTTTCGGCTATTGTCAGGCAGAAGTACCAAAATGGAATACGATAAGTATATCTGGATATCACATTCGAGAGGCTGGATCTAATGCAGCACAGGAATTAGCTTTTACAATTGCAAATGGCATTGCTTATGTGGATGCAGCTTTAGAAGCAGGTTTGAATATTGACGATTTTGCACCTCGCTTAGCCTTTTTCTTTAACGCACACAATCAGTTTTTTGAAGAAGCTGCAAAGTTCAGAGCTGCGAGAAGAATGTGGGCAAAGCTTATGAAAGAGGAATATGGCGCAAAGAATCCGAAGTCTTGGCAGCTTCGTTTTCATACACAGACCGGCGGTTCAACGTTAACTGCACAACAGCCAGACAACAATATTGTAAGGGTTACGACTCAAGCATTGTCGGCAGTGCTCGGGGGTACGCAAAGCCTTCACACCAATTCCAGGGATGAAGCATTGGCTCTTCCAACAGAAGAGTCTGCAAGAATTGCGCTTAGAACACAGCAAATACTGGCTCATGAAACAGGGGTTGCAGATACGGTTGATCCACTAGCCGGTTCTTATTACGTAGAGAATTTAACAGACGAACTTGAAAGAAAAGCAAATGAATATATCGATAAAATTAAGCAGATGGGTGGAGCAGTTTCTGCTGTAGAACAGGGCTATATGCAGAGGGAGATTCATCATACTTCCTATGAAACACAAAAAAGAATCGAAAGCGGACAAGAGATTATTGTAGGTATGAACAAATTCACAGTGGATAATGAACCGCAGCCTGAATTATTAAGGGTTGATCCAGCTTTAGGAGAAAAACAGCGGGAAAAGCTGCAGCAATTAAGAGCAAGAAGAGACGAAAACCGAGTGAGCGCTCAGTTGGAATCACTAAGAATGGCTGCTAAAACTGAGGATAATTTAATGCCGATTATTTTGGCATGTGTCAAATCCTATTGTACAGTCGGTGAAATTTGCGGTGTGCTGCGTGAAGAGTTTGGAGAATATACAGGCGTTTAG
- the mce gene encoding methylmalonyl-CoA epimerase — MKKTIRVLIAKPGLDGHDRGALVISQALRDYGMEVIYTGLRQTPEQIAAAAIQEDVDAIGLSCLSGAHNELFPEVMRLLHERGADDIIVVGGGVIPWEDIPFLEDKGIKKVFTPGTPTVETAIFIEKAVYERDGINTAKKALPLEKIDHIGIAVSSLDETLPFYVNQLGLSLEAIEEVKSQKVKVAFIKIGETRLELLEPLSEESPIAQFIQKRGQGVHHIALGVSNIQDRIDEMKANGIKMINEAPVIGAGGASVAFMHPSSTHKVLFELCEKIKKEEV, encoded by the coding sequence ATGAAAAAAACGATCCGTGTTTTAATAGCAAAACCAGGACTAGATGGACATGATCGAGGAGCGCTGGTTATTTCACAAGCACTGCGAGATTATGGTATGGAAGTAATCTACACAGGTTTGAGACAAACACCTGAACAAATTGCAGCAGCTGCGATTCAAGAAGACGTGGATGCAATTGGGTTATCTTGTTTGTCAGGAGCTCATAATGAACTTTTTCCTGAAGTTATGCGTCTGCTTCACGAACGAGGTGCTGATGACATTATTGTAGTAGGAGGAGGAGTCATCCCTTGGGAAGACATCCCTTTCTTGGAGGATAAAGGAATAAAAAAGGTTTTCACACCAGGAACACCTACGGTTGAAACGGCAATATTTATTGAAAAAGCCGTATACGAACGAGACGGAATCAATACAGCGAAAAAAGCATTACCACTAGAAAAAATAGATCATATCGGAATTGCTGTTTCATCACTGGATGAGACGCTTCCTTTCTATGTGAATCAGCTAGGTTTATCATTGGAAGCTATAGAAGAAGTTAAGTCACAAAAAGTGAAAGTTGCTTTTATTAAAATTGGCGAAACAAGGTTAGAACTTCTAGAGCCTCTTTCAGAAGAAAGTCCGATTGCTCAATTTATCCAAAAGCGTGGGCAAGGTGTTCATCATATAGCTTTAGGTGTTTCGAATATACAAGATCGCATAGATGAAATGAAGGCGAACGGAATTAAAATGATCAATGAAGCACCAGTAATAGGTGCAGGTGGTGCTTCAGTCGCTTTTATGCATCCTTCCTCTACTCACAAAGTGTTATTTGAGCTATGTGAAAAAATAAAAAAGGAGGAAGTATAA